A window from bacterium encodes these proteins:
- a CDS encoding CoA transferase, producing the protein MSAAGPLSGVLVVDLSRVLAGPYCTMLLAELGARVIKVERPGVGDDARHIGPFVEKTSAYFASLNRGKSSIALDLKQAADRRIFEGLLDKADVLVENFRPGTLERLGFGWETLRTTYPRLIYAAVSGFGHTGPYSERPAYDMVVQAMGGIMSLTGESGGNPTRVGTSIGDIAAGMFTALGINAALLERERSDRGEKIDVGMLDSQVAILENAIARYRATDVVPGPLGARHPSITPFAAFRTADGQVVIAAGNDALFRKLCECLSRPELADDSRFASNELRNQNEPALAIEIEAALAAQNTRNWLDSLQKAGVPCGPINDVKEVLEDAHVRARNMIVSTTDPSGTILEMAGNPIKLGGHPDPETRPPAPELDADRAAILREFGLD; encoded by the coding sequence ATGTCTGCAGCGGGTCCGCTTTCAGGGGTGTTGGTCGTCGATCTGAGTCGCGTGCTCGCCGGCCCCTATTGCACCATGCTGCTCGCGGAACTCGGGGCGCGCGTGATCAAGGTCGAGCGCCCGGGGGTCGGTGACGACGCGCGACACATCGGCCCCTTCGTAGAGAAGACGTCCGCGTATTTTGCGTCGCTGAACCGGGGCAAGTCGAGTATCGCTCTGGATCTCAAACAGGCTGCCGACCGCCGTATCTTCGAAGGTCTGCTCGACAAGGCCGACGTTCTGGTCGAGAACTTCCGCCCCGGCACGCTGGAACGATTGGGCTTTGGTTGGGAAACCCTGCGCACGACCTACCCGCGTCTGATCTACGCAGCCGTCTCCGGCTTCGGCCACACCGGGCCCTATTCGGAACGCCCGGCCTACGACATGGTCGTCCAGGCGATGGGGGGCATCATGAGCTTGACGGGGGAGTCCGGCGGCAACCCCACGCGGGTGGGCACCTCAATCGGCGATATCGCCGCGGGAATGTTCACTGCACTCGGCATCAACGCGGCCTTGCTCGAGCGCGAGCGCAGTGACCGCGGCGAGAAGATCGATGTGGGCATGCTCGACTCCCAGGTTGCCATCCTGGAGAACGCGATCGCGCGTTATCGGGCGACGGACGTGGTCCCCGGACCGCTCGGTGCCCGACATCCGTCGATCACGCCGTTTGCGGCTTTTCGAACAGCGGATGGCCAGGTGGTCATTGCCGCCGGTAACGACGCGCTGTTTCGGAAGCTGTGCGAATGCCTTTCGCGACCGGAACTCGCCGACGACTCGCGTTTTGCGAGCAATGAGTTGCGCAACCAGAACGAGCCTGCCCTGGCCATCGAAATCGAAGCGGCACTCGCAGCGCAGAACACGCGAAACTGGCTCGATTCCCTGCAGAAGGCGGGCGTACCTTGCGGACCGATCAACGACGTGAAAGAGGTGCTCGAGGACGCGCACGTACGCGCGCGCAATATGATCGTCAGCACTACAGATCCCTCGGGCACGATACTCGAGATGGCGGGCAACCCGATCAAGCTGGGCGGCCATCCCGATCCGGAAACTCGCCCGCCTGCACCGGAACTCGATGCCGATCGTGCCGCGATCCTGCGCGAGTTCGGCCTGGACTGA
- a CDS encoding ferrous iron transport protein A: MILISIINNPLTPSRPANDVQVDGVGDLEVNESAREAELLKADWAVSAGRAGDSCRSLSQFEAGSRARICSHAPSEAVPERLLELGFVPGTELEVVRRAPFGGPVEVELRGYRICLRPSELQSLCGVDQVGSA; this comes from the coding sequence ATGATATTGATATCCATTATCAATAACCCCCTGACCCCCAGTCGGCCTGCAAATGATGTGCAGGTAGACGGGGTTGGAGATCTGGAAGTGAACGAGTCGGCACGTGAAGCGGAGCTATTGAAAGCGGATTGGGCGGTTTCTGCGGGTCGCGCGGGAGACTCCTGTCGTTCGCTCTCGCAGTTTGAAGCGGGTTCTCGTGCGCGAATCTGCTCGCATGCGCCTTCTGAGGCGGTCCCGGAGCGCCTGCTCGAACTGGGTTTCGTTCCGGGTACGGAACTGGAAGTGGTGCGACGGGCGCCGTTTGGCGGTCCGGTCGAGGTCGAACTCCGGGGTTATCGCATCTGCCTGCGTCCCTCAGAGCTCCAGAGCCTGTGCGGGGTCGACCAGGTAGGAAGCGCGTGA
- a CDS encoding fumarate reductase subunit D: MIRRLEPLWWILFGAGGFIAAFTIPGLITGLFLLGPLGFFESGLDYERVLGLATQPLGRAFLIAVISLTLWHSAHHLRHLCIDLGVKGQGAAYGSYGFALLGTIAAFVVTLGL; the protein is encoded by the coding sequence GTGATTCGGCGATTAGAACCGCTCTGGTGGATTCTTTTCGGCGCTGGTGGTTTCATCGCGGCGTTCACGATTCCCGGTCTGATTACCGGGCTTTTCCTGCTCGGCCCACTCGGCTTCTTTGAGTCGGGTCTAGACTACGAACGTGTTCTGGGTCTGGCCACGCAACCGCTGGGACGAGCATTTCTGATCGCGGTGATCTCGCTGACGCTCTGGCATAGCGCGCATCATCTGCGGCATCTGTGCATCGACCTGGGTGTGAAAGGGCAGGGCGCAGCTTACGGATCGTACGGCTTCGCGCTCCTGGGAACGATCGCCGCTTTCGTTGTTACGCTCGGCCTCTGA
- the sdhB gene encoding succinate dehydrogenase iron-sulfur subunit — protein sequence MEVEVRKFEVFRFRPEEEEEPTYHTYEVPCMPEWVVLDALNAIKDDIDPTLSHRWSCRMGVCGSCSMLVNGRPVLTCNAFVKNYEGTIRVEPLSNFPVVRDLVVELDSFMAKLQSVKPWIIRKAEKDLGEGEYLQSPAQLEEFKQYSMCINCCLCYAACPVLASEPDFVGPAAIALAHRYNLDSRDEGNHERYDAIHGHDGVWACSYSNECSQVCPKHVDPSMAINQAKLTGALQWFKLLPKRSFT from the coding sequence ATGGAGGTCGAGGTCCGCAAGTTCGAGGTCTTCCGCTTCCGTCCCGAAGAAGAAGAGGAGCCGACCTACCACACGTACGAAGTTCCCTGTATGCCGGAATGGGTGGTCCTGGATGCGCTGAATGCCATCAAGGACGATATCGATCCCACGCTCTCGCACCGCTGGTCTTGTCGCATGGGCGTGTGCGGCAGCTGCAGCATGCTGGTGAACGGTCGTCCTGTTCTGACGTGCAACGCGTTCGTCAAGAATTACGAGGGCACGATCCGCGTCGAGCCTCTTTCGAACTTCCCCGTGGTGCGCGATCTGGTCGTCGAACTCGATAGCTTCATGGCCAAGCTGCAGAGTGTGAAGCCCTGGATCATCCGCAAGGCCGAGAAGGATCTGGGTGAGGGAGAGTATCTGCAATCACCCGCTCAACTCGAAGAGTTCAAACAGTACTCCATGTGTATCAACTGCTGCCTGTGTTATGCGGCTTGTCCCGTGCTCGCCAGTGAGCCCGATTTCGTAGGTCCGGCGGCGATCGCTCTTGCGCATCGCTACAATCTCGATTCGCGAGACGAGGGCAACCATGAGCGCTACGACGCGATTCACGGACACGATGGGGTCTGGGCCTGTTCGTACTCCAACGAATGCTCCCAGGTCTGCCCGAAGCACGTAGATCCTTCGATGGCGATCAACCAGGCCAAACTCACCGGCGCGTTGCAGTGGTTCAAGCTCTTGCCGAAGAGGAGCTTCACGTGA